One genomic window of Bicyclus anynana chromosome 10, ilBicAnyn1.1, whole genome shotgun sequence includes the following:
- the LOC128198409 gene encoding uncharacterized protein LOC128198409 has product MHHPRSSVMRLYIPRKCGGRGFLNAKNLHNREVCNLRDHFLKMNVSMFQDVVAVDKGLTPLSLGKENWRKPIVISNSDRVAIWKSKELHGRFYKALTGPDVDQITSVSWLQFGDLFGETEGFVCAIMDEVIKTRNYRKHIMKDGTLDICRACHRPGESLRHIVPGCSHLANGEYLHRHNQVAKIIHQQLALQYDLIDFEMPYYRYDPASVLENSSALLYWDRTIITDRYIVANRPDIVLVDRSVRRAIIVDITVPHDDNLVKAEKEKVSKYLDLAHEITAMWNVESTIIVPIVVSVNGLIAKSFDQHLKKLSLNCWIKSRIQKVPHSGALTTGCLGTQMSRSGRVNFFYKFLIMFCILYLYC; this is encoded by the exons atgcatcacccccgttcatctgtaatgagattgtacatcccacgcaagtgtggaggacgtggcttcttaaacgccaagaacctccataatcgtgaggtgtgcaatctcagagatcattttctcaagatgaatgtgagtatgtttcaggatgtcgttgcagtggataagggacttaccccgctatccctaggcaaagagaactggcgcaagcctatagtaattagtaactcagatcgtgtggcaatatggaagagcaaggagttgcatggacgattctacaaggcccttactgggccggatgtagatcaaataacatctgtatcttggttgcaattcggtgacctctttggggaaaccgagggttttgtctgtgcaattatggacgaagttataaagacgagaaactaccggaaacacattatgaaagatggcactctagacatctgtcgagcgtgtcatcgtcctggggagtccctcaggcatattgtgcccgggtgttctcaccttgctaacggcgaatacttgcacagacataatcaagtagccaagataatccaccaacagcttgctcttcaatatgaccttatcgattttgagatgccttactataggtacgacccagcgtcagttcttgaaaatagcagtgcattgctctactgggaccgaacgattatcactgacaggtatattgtagccaatagacctgatatagtgctagtcgatcggtcagtgcgtcgtgcaataattgttgatattacagttccacatgacgataatctggttaaagccgaaaaggaaaaagtatcaaaatacttggaccttgctcacgagattaccgccatgtggaatgttgagtcaactattattgttccgatagttgtttcagtcaatggtcttatagcgaaaagcttcgaccaacaccttaagaagctttcgcttaactgttggatcaagagtcggatacaaaag gttcctcactctggagccctgaccaccggttgcttgggcactcaaatgtcccgcagcgggagggtgaattttttttataaatttttaataatgttttgtattttatacttatattgttaa